One genomic region from Salvelinus fontinalis isolate EN_2023a chromosome 18, ASM2944872v1, whole genome shotgun sequence encodes:
- the LOC129815814 gene encoding uncharacterized protein LOC129815814 encodes MNYTEPVVEKAVNSWSRIASAGQTVLFEALQILNPMSKDLSDTEELVSFLQGLKEEGHKPKVLRSKDVYGYRSCTAKTLPAEMCSMDIASKGPRPGKKRGRKNKKKKKKESNNYASWSSASALESHKRSFFSRPPILTIQPAQVQQQYLKLTNITGLMKGHTARMQIHSQPPTLSGIPLLPSPNAGRTPKAVSLVGQRYHASCPEWNRALIGDSAPVIYQNGRGVYNYKTDVSNHRRSWTDDQSLWMMNRQEECRLDENSLRWKVIKVDDCITVEELRRKAQRILQVNLSPVIQIRPLYETLAEYQRESYLQ; translated from the coding sequence ATGAATTACACAGAACCGGTTGTGGAGAAGGCCGTCAACTCCTGGTCCAGAATAGCCTCAGCGGGACAGACTGTCCTTTTCGAGGCATTACAGATCCTCAACCCTATGTCGAAAGATCTTTCAGACACTGAGGAACTGGTATCCTTTTTGCAAGGACTTAAGGAAGAGGGCCATAAGCCCAAAGTGCTACGTAGCAAAGATGTGTACGGCTACAGGTCATGTACAGCAAAAACCCTCCCGGCAGAGATGTGCTCTATGGACATAGCCAGCAAGGGTCCAAGGCCAGGCAAGAAGAGGGGACGGAagaataagaagaagaagaaaaaggagTCTAACAATTACGCATCGTGGAGTAGTGCAAGTGCATTAGAATCTCACAAGAGATCTTTCTTTTCCAGACCTCCTATTCTGACTATTCAACCTGCCCAGGTGCAGCAGCAGTACCTGAAACTAACGAACATTACAGGTTTAATGAAAGGTCACACTGCGAGAATGCAGATTCACTCTCAACCTCCAACACTTTCAGGAATACCGTTACTGCCATCGCCGAACGCGGGTCGAACACCAAAAGCTGTGTCCTTGGTTGGTCAAAGGTACCATGCCTCCTGTCCGGAATGGAACAGAGCCCTTATCGGAGATTCTGCCCCCGTGATCTATCAAAACGGCCGAGGAGTTTACAACTACAAGACTGATGTGTCAAACCACAGACGGTCCTGGACGGATGACCAATCTCTGTGGATGATGAACCGTCAGGAGGAGTGTCGGCTGGACGAGAACAGTTTGCGGTGGAAGGTGATCAAAGTGGACGATTGCATCACGGTTGAGGAACTGAGGAGGAAGGCCCAGAGGATCCTGCAGGTGAACCTGTCCCCTGTGATACAGATACGCCCGCTGTATGAAACTCTAGCTGAATACCAACGTGAATCATATCTCCAGTAA